One genomic window of Streptomyces sp. NBC_01276 includes the following:
- a CDS encoding aspartate/glutamate racemase family protein: protein MVTGLTLLHTSAAHVPVFDALRDRDHPGAVLRHLVYPELLERARADGPESVAEDLRGPLGDAGGPVLVTCSTLGAVAEALGPSLGVPVLRVDRPMAAEAVRTGPRIAVLATVESTFAPTAELLAEEAAGRAVSVLTRLVEGAWELFAAGDTAGHLAAVAAAVDAVTDADVIVLAQASMAGATRSARTRVPVLSSPGPGLAAALRLPGADSTPASPA, encoded by the coding sequence GTGGTGACGGGGCTGACGCTGCTCCACACCTCCGCGGCGCACGTCCCGGTCTTCGACGCGCTGCGCGACCGGGACCACCCGGGAGCCGTACTGCGGCACCTGGTGTACCCGGAGCTGCTGGAGCGGGCCCGCGCCGACGGCCCGGAGTCGGTGGCCGAGGACCTGCGCGGACCGCTCGGGGACGCGGGCGGGCCGGTGCTGGTCACCTGCTCGACCCTCGGGGCCGTCGCGGAGGCCCTGGGGCCCTCCCTCGGCGTCCCGGTGCTCCGGGTGGACCGGCCCATGGCGGCGGAGGCCGTCCGTACGGGCCCGCGGATCGCCGTACTGGCCACCGTCGAGTCGACCTTCGCGCCGACCGCGGAACTGCTGGCCGAGGAGGCCGCCGGCCGAGCGGTGTCCGTCCTTACGCGGCTCGTCGAGGGGGCCTGGGAACTCTTCGCGGCCGGGGACACCGCCGGTCACCTCGCGGCGGTGGCCGCGGCGGTGGACGCCGTCACGGACGCCGACGTCATCGTCCTGGCCCAGGCCTCCATGGCCGGGGCCACCCGGTCGGCCCGCACCCGCGTACCCGTCCTCTCCAGCCCCGGACCCGGCCTGGCCGCGGCCCTGCGGCTGCCCGGAGCCGACAGCACCCCCGCATCCCCGGCCTGA
- a CDS encoding transglycosylase family protein, with translation MGVRGRHRRYQPSSINRASLAVTAGGAGIALPLIGAGAAHAASVDTWNKVAECEATGDWKINTGNGYFGGLQFSQSTWRDFGGTAFAARADLATRDQQIAVAEKVLRGQGPQAWPVCGPQSGLSRSGPAPATAGPASPKPAQSQAKPDQAKSAQPEPARPEPARTQAPMDRLQATKATTGTPVVMPRPTGTSVLPNPYVVAPGDSLSTIAVEQHVEGGWQALYETNRSTVGGNPDMIFPGQRLTLRVTTAPAAPPAQNPEKPPRTAEPVKPVEPAGQAKPVEKPTEKPTAKPAAKPAEKPAEKPAEKPAAKPSAEQKPASGGFTAPVDAALGTAYHVAGSSWSSGYHTGVDFPVPTGTSIKAVGPGTVESAGWAGAYGYQVVIKHADGRYSQYAHLSALGVKAGQQVSGGQRIGRSGSTGNTSGPHLHFEMRTAPGYGSDIDPLKYLRGRGVGI, from the coding sequence ATGGGTGTACGGGGCCGGCACCGCCGGTACCAGCCGAGCAGCATCAACCGGGCCTCGCTCGCCGTCACCGCGGGTGGCGCGGGCATCGCGCTCCCGCTCATCGGGGCGGGGGCCGCGCACGCCGCCTCCGTGGACACCTGGAACAAGGTCGCCGAGTGCGAGGCGACCGGCGACTGGAAGATCAACACCGGCAACGGCTACTTCGGCGGGCTCCAGTTCAGCCAGAGCACCTGGCGGGACTTCGGCGGCACCGCCTTCGCCGCCCGCGCCGACCTGGCTACCAGGGACCAGCAGATCGCGGTCGCGGAGAAGGTGCTCAGGGGGCAGGGCCCGCAGGCCTGGCCCGTCTGCGGCCCGCAGTCCGGACTCAGCCGCAGCGGTCCGGCGCCCGCCACCGCGGGGCCGGCGTCGCCGAAGCCGGCGCAGTCCCAGGCCAAGCCGGACCAGGCCAAGTCGGCGCAGCCCGAGCCGGCCCGGCCCGAGCCCGCGCGGACGCAGGCGCCGATGGACCGGCTCCAGGCGACCAAGGCCACCACCGGGACGCCCGTCGTCATGCCCCGCCCGACCGGCACCTCCGTCCTGCCGAACCCGTACGTCGTCGCGCCCGGGGACTCGCTGTCGACGATCGCCGTCGAGCAGCACGTCGAGGGCGGCTGGCAGGCCCTCTACGAGACCAACCGGAGCACGGTCGGCGGCAACCCCGACATGATCTTCCCGGGGCAGCGGCTCACGCTCCGGGTGACCACCGCTCCCGCGGCGCCCCCCGCGCAGAACCCGGAGAAGCCGCCGCGCACCGCCGAGCCGGTCAAACCCGTGGAGCCCGCCGGCCAGGCGAAACCGGTGGAGAAGCCCACGGAGAAGCCCACCGCCAAGCCCGCCGCCAAGCCCGCCGAGAAGCCGGCGGAGAAACCTGCCGAGAAGCCCGCCGCCAAGCCCTCAGCGGAGCAGAAGCCCGCCTCGGGCGGCTTCACCGCCCCCGTCGACGCCGCCCTCGGAACGGCCTACCACGTCGCGGGGTCCTCCTGGTCCAGCGGCTACCACACGGGCGTCGACTTCCCGGTGCCGACCGGCACCAGCATCAAGGCCGTGGGTCCGGGCACGGTGGAGTCGGCGGGCTGGGCGGGAGCCTACGGGTACCAGGTCGTCATCAAGCACGCCGACGGCCGGTACTCCCAGTACGCCCACCTCTCCGCGCTCGGCGTCAAGGCCGGCCAGCAGGTCTCCGGCGGCCAGCGGATCGGCCGCTCCGGCTCGACCGGCAACACCAGCGGGCCCCACCTGCACTTCGAGATGCGCACCGCCCCCGGCTACGGCTCCGACATCGACCCGCTCAAGTACCTCCGTGGAAGGGGCGTCGGCATCTGA
- a CDS encoding GNAT family N-acetyltransferase: MAIELLDERKAGRLLAVEDGAVVGFIAYFVLAAEPHALVAVHTVVEPGHEGRGIAGDLVGTFYGIAAAEGVPVVPLCPYAASWAAKHPDRAPVAPAGLVEAAKAQLDADSGQW; the protein is encoded by the coding sequence ATGGCGATCGAACTGCTGGACGAACGGAAGGCCGGGCGTCTGCTGGCCGTCGAGGACGGGGCGGTGGTCGGGTTCATCGCCTACTTCGTCCTCGCCGCCGAGCCGCACGCGCTGGTCGCGGTCCACACGGTGGTCGAGCCGGGCCACGAGGGCCGCGGGATCGCCGGGGACCTGGTGGGGACCTTCTACGGGATCGCCGCCGCCGAGGGCGTCCCGGTCGTCCCGCTCTGCCCCTACGCGGCGAGCTGGGCCGCCAAGCACCCCGACCGGGCGCCCGTGGCCCCGGCCGGTCTCGTGGAGGCCGCGAAGGCGCAGCTGGACGCCGACTCCGGCCAGTGGTGA
- a CDS encoding SDR family NAD(P)-dependent oxidoreductase, whose product MTVTEDNHAYGPGIDPERLALCLSVLDELDKIDVDHPDAITVRRATAGLYRTVKQRRRQERRAAKTANDKAVTEATATGSAERIDDETEGILPSSVTEAGRIAGILQRPRSCYVCKTRYVEVDFFYHQLCPECAVENRTRREARADLTGKRALLTGGRAKIGMYIALRLLRDGAHTTITTRFPKDAIRRFKAMEDSADWMHRLEVVGIDLRDPAQSVALAEQVAAAGPLDILINNATQTVRRLPTAYAALVEGESAPLPAGELPAHHVIGAFNSGAVDGLAALPVGVSGLEAQKVADLALVAGNASLERHLAGTAIDAGGLLPDVVDSNTWVQTIDQISPVELLETQLCNYTSPFILISALRPSMAEAARKASSGRAYVVNVSAMEGVFSRGYKGAGHPNTNAAKAAMNMVTRTSGQEMFQTDRILMTSVDTGWITDERPHFDKLRLAEEGFHAPLDLVDGAARVYDPVVRGEAGEDLYGVFLKDYAPANW is encoded by the coding sequence ATGACGGTGACCGAAGACAACCACGCATACGGGCCGGGCATCGACCCCGAGCGGCTGGCCCTCTGCCTCAGCGTGCTCGACGAACTCGACAAGATCGACGTCGACCACCCCGACGCCATCACCGTACGCCGCGCCACCGCCGGCCTCTACCGCACGGTCAAGCAGCGCCGCCGCCAGGAGCGCCGCGCCGCCAAGACCGCCAACGACAAGGCCGTCACCGAGGCGACCGCGACCGGCTCCGCCGAGCGCATCGACGACGAGACCGAGGGCATCCTGCCCTCCTCGGTCACCGAAGCCGGCCGGATCGCCGGAATACTCCAGCGCCCGCGCTCCTGCTACGTCTGCAAGACGCGGTACGTCGAGGTCGACTTCTTCTACCACCAGCTCTGCCCGGAGTGCGCCGTCGAGAACCGGACCAGGCGGGAGGCCCGCGCCGACCTGACCGGCAAGCGCGCGCTGCTCACCGGCGGCCGGGCCAAGATCGGCATGTACATCGCTCTGCGGCTGCTGCGCGACGGTGCCCACACCACGATCACCACCCGTTTCCCCAAGGACGCCATCCGCCGCTTCAAGGCGATGGAGGACTCCGCGGACTGGATGCACCGCCTGGAGGTCGTCGGCATCGACCTGCGCGACCCGGCCCAGTCCGTGGCGCTCGCCGAGCAGGTGGCCGCGGCCGGTCCGCTGGACATCCTGATCAACAACGCGACGCAGACCGTGCGCCGCCTGCCCACCGCGTACGCCGCGCTGGTCGAGGGCGAGAGCGCCCCGCTGCCGGCCGGCGAGCTCCCCGCCCACCACGTCATCGGCGCCTTCAACTCCGGCGCGGTCGACGGCCTGGCGGCGCTGCCCGTCGGCGTGAGCGGGCTGGAGGCCCAGAAGGTCGCCGACCTCGCCCTCGTCGCGGGCAACGCCAGCCTGGAGCGGCACCTCGCCGGCACGGCCATCGACGCGGGCGGCCTGCTGCCCGACGTCGTGGACTCCAACACCTGGGTGCAGACCATCGACCAGATCTCCCCGGTGGAGCTGCTGGAGACCCAGCTGTGCAACTACACCTCGCCGTTCATCCTGATCAGCGCGCTGCGGCCGTCGATGGCCGAGGCGGCCCGGAAGGCGTCCAGCGGGCGGGCGTACGTGGTCAACGTCTCCGCGATGGAAGGCGTCTTCAGCCGCGGCTACAAGGGCGCGGGTCACCCGAACACCAACGCCGCCAAGGCGGCGATGAACATGGTGACGCGGACCAGCGGCCAGGAGATGTTCCAGACCGACCGCATCCTCATGACCTCGGTCGACACCGGCTGGATCACCGATGAGCGCCCGCACTTCGACAAGCTGCGCCTGGCCGAGGAGGGCTTCCACGCGCCCCTCGACCTGGTGGACGGCGCGGCCCGCGTCTACGACCCGGTCGTCCGGGGCGAGGCCGGCGAGGACCTCTACGGAGTCTTCCTGAAGGACTACGCGCCCGCCAACTGGTAG
- a CDS encoding DUF1990 family protein, with amino-acid sequence MTRLISAGRDTVNYPDRGATARRPLPAGYNHLHHRTRIGRGRAAFEAAGAAVTTFHAHRASGLSVRTPGGGGAVRPGLRAEVGIGLGPLRITAPCQVVWTAYEPTRTGFAYGTLPGHPECGEESFLVEIDADGAVWFTVTAFSRPDRWYTRLAGPVVPLLQHGYARWLARHLRALAAGA; translated from the coding sequence ATGACCCGCCTCATCAGCGCCGGCCGGGACACCGTCAACTACCCCGACCGGGGTGCGACGGCCCGCCGGCCCCTGCCCGCCGGATACAACCACCTGCACCACCGCACCCGGATCGGCCGGGGCCGGGCCGCCTTCGAAGCCGCCGGGGCCGCGGTCACGACCTTCCACGCCCACCGGGCCTCGGGCCTCAGCGTCCGTACACCCGGGGGCGGCGGCGCCGTGCGGCCCGGTCTGCGCGCGGAGGTGGGGATCGGCCTGGGACCGCTGCGGATCACCGCTCCCTGCCAGGTGGTCTGGACCGCGTACGAGCCCACCCGCACCGGCTTCGCGTACGGAACCCTGCCCGGGCACCCCGAATGCGGGGAGGAGTCCTTCCTGGTGGAGATCGACGCCGACGGCGCCGTGTGGTTCACGGTCACCGCCTTCAGCCGCCCGGACCGCTGGTACACCCGGCTCGCGGGTCCCGTGGTCCCCCTCCTCCAGCACGGCTACGCGCGGTGGCTGGCCCGCCACCTGCGCGCCCTGGCCGCCGGCGCCTGA
- a CDS encoding YndJ family protein has product MTVLVNLIVALGMGCAVPLGLRLIDPVRLRRAARLWPLAAVPGALCPWLPRGPAATALAALYAAAALALACSAGARLRQVLARTPPGGRRLPDPAEAAVLTALVSPSVAATALVAERAGYRLFGFDLDVLALTVPHFHFAGFTAALVAGLVCRSSGTRRGARWAAYSVPAGTLLVLLGYFVDDWAELLGAVVLTTGMWAVALVTWRDLRPAARDRTTATLLAVSAAVLVATMLLALWWAAGEATGIVHPTLTWMAATHGLGNALGFALCSLLAWRRLTPAAPVSPTAPAPVALAAAPAPRP; this is encoded by the coding sequence TTGACCGTCCTCGTGAACCTGATCGTCGCCCTGGGGATGGGCTGCGCCGTCCCCCTGGGCCTGCGCCTGATCGACCCGGTCCGGTTGCGCCGCGCGGCCCGGCTGTGGCCCCTCGCGGCCGTGCCGGGGGCGCTGTGCCCCTGGCTCCCGCGCGGCCCGGCGGCCACGGCCCTCGCCGCGCTCTACGCGGCGGCCGCCCTGGCCCTCGCCTGCTCGGCCGGGGCCCGGCTGCGGCAGGTGCTCGCCCGGACCCCGCCCGGGGGCCGGCGACTGCCGGACCCGGCCGAGGCGGCCGTGCTCACCGCCCTGGTGTCGCCCTCGGTCGCCGCGACCGCCCTGGTCGCCGAGCGGGCCGGCTACCGGCTCTTCGGCTTCGACCTGGACGTCCTGGCGCTGACCGTCCCGCACTTCCACTTCGCCGGGTTCACCGCCGCCCTGGTCGCCGGTCTGGTGTGCCGCTCGTCGGGCACGCGGCGCGGGGCGCGCTGGGCCGCGTACAGCGTCCCGGCGGGGACCCTGCTGGTCCTGCTCGGCTACTTCGTCGACGACTGGGCCGAACTGCTGGGCGCGGTGGTGCTGACCACGGGGATGTGGGCGGTGGCCCTGGTGACCTGGCGGGACCTGCGGCCCGCCGCGCGGGACCGGACCACCGCGACGCTGCTGGCCGTGTCGGCGGCGGTCCTCGTGGCCACGATGCTGCTCGCCCTGTGGTGGGCGGCGGGCGAGGCCACCGGGATCGTCCACCCCACCCTGACCTGGATGGCCGCCACGCACGGGCTGGGCAACGCACTCGGTTTCGCCCTGTGCTCCCTGCTGGCGTGGCGCCGCCTGACCCCGGCGGCCCCCGTGTCCCCCACGGCCCCCGCGCCCGTAGCCCTCGCGGCGGCGCCCGCACCCCGCCCCTGA
- the panD gene encoding aspartate 1-decarboxylase, translating to MFRTMFKSKIHRATVTQADLHYVGSVTIDSDLLDAADLLPGELVHIVDITNGARLETYVIEGERGSGVIGINGAAAHLVHPGDLVILISYAQIEDAQARAFSPRVVHVDADNRIIELGSDPSAPVPGTDQERSPHAVAV from the coding sequence ATGTTTCGTACCATGTTCAAGTCCAAGATCCATCGGGCCACCGTCACCCAGGCCGACCTGCACTACGTCGGTTCCGTGACGATCGACTCCGATCTCCTCGACGCGGCCGACCTGCTGCCGGGGGAGCTCGTGCACATCGTCGACATCACGAACGGCGCGCGGCTGGAGACGTACGTCATCGAGGGCGAGCGCGGTTCGGGCGTCATCGGGATCAACGGGGCCGCCGCGCACCTGGTGCACCCCGGGGACCTGGTCATTCTGATCAGCTACGCGCAGATCGAGGACGCGCAGGCGCGGGCGTTCTCTCCCCGTGTCGTCCACGTCGACGCGGACAACAGGATCATCGAGCTGGGGTCGGACCCGTCCGCCCCGGTGCCGGGCACGGACCAGGAGCGCAGCCCCCACGCGGTTGCTGTCTGA
- a CDS encoding lipase maturation factor family protein — protein MDWFTAPGYWLGRLVFQRALAGVYVFAFVGAALQFRALIGARGMLPVPDYLRYMPFRHAPSLFQLRYSDGLFAGCAWAGAALAAALAAGAGDLVPLGAAMGMWTVLWLLYLSIVNVGQTWYSFGWESLLLEVGFLAVFLGNSRTGPPVLVLWLLRWVLFRVEFGAGLIKMRGDACWRRLTCLYHHHETQPMPGPLSWFFHRLPRPVHRVECAANHVTQLIVPVLLFTPQPVASYAACVMVATQLWLVLSGNFAWLNWLTITLALPAVDFTALAGTPPAAASGAAPVWFVVLVCAVTALVLVLSRHPVANMISPRQVMNRSFDPLHLVNTYGAFGTVGRIRDEVVVEGTADAVPREDGAWREYGFKGKPGDPLRMPRQFAPYHLRLDWLMWFAALSPGYARDWFGPFVERLLAGDRDTLRLIRHNPFPDAPPRFVRARLYRYRFTTWRELRETGAWWHRTPLREYLPPTRLAGARASEPE, from the coding sequence ATGGACTGGTTCACGGCGCCCGGATACTGGCTGGGCCGGCTGGTCTTCCAGCGGGCCCTGGCGGGCGTCTACGTCTTCGCGTTCGTCGGGGCCGCCCTGCAGTTCCGGGCCCTGATCGGGGCGCGCGGCATGCTGCCCGTCCCGGACTACCTGCGGTACATGCCCTTCCGCCACGCCCCGAGCCTGTTCCAACTGCGCTACTCCGACGGACTCTTCGCCGGCTGCGCGTGGGCCGGGGCGGCCCTCGCGGCGGCGCTGGCCGCGGGCGCGGGCGACCTCGTGCCGCTGGGCGCGGCCATGGGGATGTGGACGGTGCTGTGGCTGCTCTACCTGTCGATCGTGAACGTGGGGCAGACCTGGTACTCCTTCGGCTGGGAGTCCCTGCTGCTGGAGGTCGGGTTCCTGGCCGTCTTCCTCGGCAACTCCCGGACCGGGCCGCCCGTGCTGGTGCTGTGGCTGCTGCGGTGGGTGCTGTTCCGGGTGGAGTTCGGCGCCGGGCTGATCAAGATGCGCGGCGACGCCTGCTGGCGCAGGCTCACCTGTCTCTACCACCATCACGAGACGCAGCCGATGCCCGGTCCGCTCAGCTGGTTCTTCCACCGTCTGCCGCGCCCCGTCCACCGGGTGGAGTGCGCGGCGAACCACGTGACCCAACTGATCGTCCCGGTCCTGCTGTTCACGCCGCAGCCGGTGGCCTCGTACGCGGCGTGCGTCATGGTGGCCACCCAGCTGTGGCTGGTGCTGTCGGGCAACTTCGCCTGGCTGAACTGGCTGACGATCACGCTCGCGCTTCCGGCCGTCGACTTCACCGCGCTCGCCGGTACCCCGCCCGCCGCCGCGTCGGGCGCGGCACCGGTCTGGTTCGTCGTCCTCGTCTGCGCGGTGACGGCGCTGGTCCTGGTGCTCAGCCGGCATCCGGTGGCCAACATGATCTCGCCGCGCCAGGTGATGAACCGGTCCTTCGACCCGCTCCACCTGGTCAACACCTACGGGGCGTTCGGCACGGTCGGGCGGATCCGCGACGAGGTCGTGGTCGAGGGGACCGCCGACGCGGTGCCCCGCGAGGACGGCGCCTGGCGGGAGTACGGCTTCAAGGGCAAGCCGGGCGATCCGCTGCGGATGCCGCGCCAGTTCGCCCCGTACCACCTGCGGCTGGACTGGCTGATGTGGTTCGCGGCCCTCTCCCCCGGCTATGCCCGGGACTGGTTCGGGCCGTTCGTCGAGCGGCTGCTGGCGGGCGACCGGGACACGCTGCGGCTGATCCGCCACAACCCCTTCCCGGACGCCCCGCCGCGGTTCGTGCGGGCCCGGCTCTACCGGTACCGGTTCACCACCTGGCGGGAGCTCCGCGAGACGGGCGCCTGGTGGCACCGCACGCCGCTGCGCGAGTACCTGCCGCCGACCCGGCTCGCCGGAGCCCGCGCCTCAGAGCCCGAGTAG
- a CDS encoding DUF6777 domain-containing protein gives MNDANDVPAPTHRQAPRRHVPACAALLAVVGLLAAGCSGSAPEQTKGAAADRMELALQPVGAPGPDPFTPSSATAESAPVQPPLPNASGRGIRTVGAATPGLYGGTNRLGSCDVERQVTLLTSDDAKSRAFAEVAGVEREKIPEFLRGLTPVVLRADTRITNHAFRDGRADGYQAVLQAGTAVLVDAHGMPRVRCACGNPLAAPLGAKGSPVLKGDQWNGYQPNQVIVIEPTAQAINSLVIVNIADNTWIERKTGDDGAQDKVPRVLPPYDPAEGIPNGPATPPDPSDPCAGPDPNSLARTTPPKAPSTPPSAPPPGTPSGPPPSGTTSDLPGGPPAGPPGEPAAPTGPLAGHLDETAPPLAETAPPLDLPAGPVNAPAPLLGPSSGPLNETAPPVNETAPPLNETAPPLDETAPLLDLPAGPLDETAPPLGPPAGPPGMPAAPGDPADPAAPSAPPCVPGRAADSAPNAPATPQKPPADVPADRPAEGALPPDPFQDLPSQPVRPPADPGAPLPPDDVPTHDPAVPTDPADPFGFPDQQQAPTDSAINLESA, from the coding sequence GTGAACGACGCGAATGACGTGCCCGCACCGACACACCGTCAGGCGCCGCGCCGTCACGTACCGGCCTGCGCGGCCCTCTTGGCGGTCGTCGGCCTCCTCGCCGCCGGCTGCTCGGGTTCGGCCCCCGAACAGACCAAGGGCGCCGCCGCCGACCGGATGGAGCTCGCCCTCCAGCCCGTCGGCGCCCCCGGCCCCGACCCCTTCACCCCTTCGTCGGCCACCGCCGAGTCGGCGCCCGTCCAGCCGCCGCTGCCCAACGCGAGCGGCCGGGGCATCCGTACGGTCGGCGCCGCCACCCCCGGCCTGTACGGCGGGACGAACCGGCTCGGCAGCTGCGATGTCGAACGCCAGGTCACCCTCCTGACCTCGGACGACGCCAAGTCCCGCGCCTTCGCCGAGGTCGCCGGCGTCGAACGGGAGAAGATCCCCGAGTTCCTGCGCGGACTCACCCCGGTGGTCCTGCGCGCGGACACCCGGATCACCAACCACGCCTTCCGAGACGGCCGTGCCGACGGCTACCAGGCCGTCCTCCAGGCCGGCACGGCCGTCCTCGTCGACGCCCACGGCATGCCGCGCGTCCGCTGCGCCTGCGGGAACCCGCTGGCCGCACCGCTCGGGGCGAAGGGGAGCCCGGTGCTCAAGGGCGACCAGTGGAACGGCTACCAGCCCAACCAGGTCATCGTCATCGAGCCGACGGCCCAGGCGATCAACAGCCTGGTGATCGTGAACATCGCCGACAACACCTGGATCGAACGCAAGACGGGCGACGACGGCGCCCAGGACAAGGTCCCCCGGGTCCTGCCCCCCTACGATCCGGCCGAGGGCATCCCGAACGGACCCGCGACCCCGCCGGATCCCTCAGACCCCTGCGCCGGCCCGGACCCGAACAGCCTGGCCCGGACCACCCCGCCGAAAGCCCCGTCCACCCCGCCGTCCGCGCCCCCGCCCGGCACCCCTTCCGGGCCGCCGCCCTCCGGGACCACGTCCGACCTCCCGGGCGGTCCGCCCGCCGGCCCTCCCGGGGAGCCGGCCGCCCCCACCGGCCCGCTCGCCGGGCACCTCGACGAGACCGCGCCCCCGCTGGCCGAGACGGCGCCCCCGCTGGACCTGCCGGCCGGGCCCGTGAACGCCCCGGCGCCCCTCCTCGGCCCGTCGTCCGGGCCCCTGAACGAGACGGCGCCTCCCGTGAACGAGACGGCCCCGCCCCTGAACGAGACGGCCCCGCCGCTGGACGAGACGGCGCCGCTCCTGGACCTGCCCGCCGGACCCCTCGACGAGACGGCCCCGCCCCTCGGCCCGCCCGCCGGCCCCCCGGGAATGCCCGCCGCCCCCGGGGACCCGGCCGACCCCGCCGCCCCCTCCGCGCCCCCGTGCGTCCCCGGCCGGGCCGCCGACAGCGCCCCGAACGCGCCCGCCACCCCGCAGAAGCCCCCCGCCGACGTACCCGCCGACCGGCCCGCCGAAGGAGCCCTCCCGCCGGACCCGTTCCAGGACCTGCCCTCGCAGCCCGTCCGGCCCCCCGCCGACCCGGGGGCGCCCCTCCCCCCGGACGACGTGCCGACGCACGACCCGGCCGTGCCCACCGATCCGGCCGACCCCTTCGGATTCCCGGACCAGCAGCAGGCGCCCACCGACTCCGCCATCAATCTGGAGAGCGCCTGA
- a CDS encoding NAD-dependent epimerase/dehydratase family protein, with the protein MKLLMLGGTEFVGRAITEDALERGWEVTVFHRGHHAPPPGTSAVHGDRTLPGGLDSLAEGEWDLVVDTWGGAPTAVRDSARLLAGRVGRYVYVSTRSVYAYPPTAGPGEDAPLVEGSPDADSVAYAEDKRGAEIAAVDAFGERALLVRAGLILGPYENVGRLPWWLNRVARGGPLLAPGRPGLPLQYIDVRDLAHWTLDAAEAGHGGAYDLISPLGHATMGSLLEACAAAAGVPLEPRWTDQAVIEAAGIQPWTELPVWIPEGEGHAHMFGGDATRALETGLKCRPVEETAADTWAWLRSLGGVAPQRSDRPAPGISAEREADLLGL; encoded by the coding sequence ATGAAGCTACTGATGCTGGGTGGGACCGAATTCGTCGGGCGCGCGATCACCGAAGACGCCCTGGAGCGGGGCTGGGAGGTGACCGTCTTCCACCGGGGGCACCACGCGCCCCCGCCGGGAACCTCCGCCGTCCACGGGGACCGTACGCTCCCCGGCGGCCTGGACTCCCTCGCCGAGGGGGAGTGGGACCTCGTCGTCGACACCTGGGGCGGCGCCCCCACCGCGGTCCGCGACAGTGCCCGCCTGCTGGCCGGCCGGGTCGGCCGGTACGTGTACGTCTCCACCCGTTCGGTCTACGCCTACCCCCCGACCGCGGGCCCCGGTGAGGACGCCCCGCTGGTCGAGGGATCGCCCGACGCGGACTCCGTCGCCTACGCCGAGGACAAGAGGGGCGCCGAGATCGCCGCCGTCGACGCCTTCGGGGAGCGCGCGCTGCTCGTGCGCGCCGGGCTGATCCTCGGTCCGTACGAGAACGTCGGCCGACTGCCCTGGTGGCTGAACAGGGTCGCGCGCGGCGGCCCCCTCCTGGCCCCCGGACGCCCCGGGCTCCCGCTCCAGTACATCGACGTGCGCGACCTCGCGCACTGGACCCTGGACGCGGCGGAGGCCGGCCACGGCGGCGCCTACGACCTGATCTCCCCGCTGGGCCACGCCACGATGGGCAGCCTCCTGGAGGCCTGCGCCGCCGCCGCCGGTGTACCCCTGGAGCCGCGCTGGACCGACCAGGCCGTGATCGAGGCGGCGGGGATCCAGCCCTGGACCGAACTGCCCGTCTGGATCCCGGAGGGCGAGGGTCATGCCCACATGTTCGGCGGCGACGCCACCCGGGCCCTGGAAACGGGCCTGAAGTGCCGCCCCGTCGAGGAGACGGCCGCCGACACCTGGGCCTGGCTCCGCTCCCTCGGCGGCGTCGCCCCCCAGCGCTCCGACCGGCCCGCGCCGGGCATCTCCGCCGAGCGGGAGGCGGACCTACTCGGGCTCTGA